In a genomic window of Branchiostoma lanceolatum isolate klBraLanc5 chromosome 12, klBraLanc5.hap2, whole genome shotgun sequence:
- the LOC136446069 gene encoding uncharacterized protein: MSMMGTVTGDDDISILEATAGARMESDTQPLLQDQSMCHNGEEEGDVLQNASYFALKKAFAALKVRLREVEHENEQLHRQVKQLESSSGDFSGSGAPRPELMPSINKAYEAYKEKCHESSQLKEQLSKVTQNWKTAEGQLQQLREQLSRGCTTCAVQQTAGNCAGAAEGQTAQGCSKCDPQGAAECCSKHSNHETTPSCSKCAVWGVEQSCPDRLEVLRQNQMEKFSKSTDPVPPLSHPSSSAPASLASVLQGEMDQTRAEMVQLRSLVRTQHQALNRLLSLQPAQALSPEPASGARESLSTPGDSDIGSLGVLEGAELPSYPHPHSADPMVRGHDPMVRGHNPMVGGHDQMVGGHDLMVGGHDPMVRGHNPMVRGHDLVGGHGVHPVQCTDEFSRQNKQTNRNGESEDLMLFSASTLASRQTNQFGRTLNSAVTNTGIIARPQYPNPVAVNMGSMARPRYPPADGYHCIVGIPLPTGRPERPQEPATLENRFRQLGANQSVQTPIQYERNTEYAPGRHDNVGSNVNITQPEPTVNNQSPTPATQARQFAWLESGKDIPPQNIYTTPGEPTQNSNSHDLPPQVRGQGEVGGRSGEWGGEVVGQGSALEWDRECPMCQQVFPDDIPQEMFVQHVNAHFEEEEARDDGFELFQM, translated from the exons ATGTCCATGATGGGAACCGTGACAGGAGATGATGACATCAGCATCCTGGAGGCGACCGCCGGGGCTCGGATGGAGAGCGATACCCAGCCCCTCCTCCAGGACCAGTCCATGTGCCACAAcggggaggaggagggggatgTCTTACAG AATGCCTCCTACTTTGCGCTGAAGAAAGCGTTCGCTGCGCTGAAGGTGCGCCTGAGAGAGGTGGAGCACGAAAACGAGCAACTTCATCGCCAGGTCAAACAACTCGAGTCCAgctcag GAGACTTCAGCGGTTCCGGCGCCCCCAGGCCAGAGCTCATGCCCAGCATTAACAAGGCTTACGAGGCATACAAGGAGAAATGTCACGAGAGTTCACAGCTCAAGGAACAGCTGAGCAAGGTCACACAG AATTGGAAAACAGCTGAGGGTCAACTGCAACAGCTGAGAGAACAGCTCAGCAGAGGCTGTACCACATGTGCTGTCCAACAGACAGCAGGGAACTGTGCAGGGGCAGCAGAGGGACAGACAGCACAGGGTTGTTCCAAGTGTGACCCCCAGGGGGCAGCAGAGTGTTGTTCCAAACACAGTAATCATGAGACAACACCGTCCTGCTCCAAGTGTGCTGTCTGGGGAGTAGAACAGAGCTGTCCGGACCGTTTGGAAGTGCTCAGACAGAACCAGATGGAAAAGTTCAGCAAG TCCACAGACCCTGTCCCCCCTCTGAGTCACCCGAGTAGTTCGGCTCCCGCCTCGCTGGCGAGCGTTCTTCAGGGGGAAATGGACCAGACCCGGGCGGAAATGGTCCAGCTTCGGTCACTGGTCCGGACACAACACCAGGCACTCAACCGGCTGCTGTCATTACAGCCAGCACAGG CCCTGAGCCCAGAGCCAGCCAGCGGTGCGAGGGAGAGCCTCTCTACCCCGGGGGATTCCGACATCGGCAGTCTGGGAGTTCTGGAGGGGGCAGAGTTACCGTCCTACCCCCATCCCCACAGCGCTGACCCAATGGTCAGGGGTCACGACCCGATGGTCAGAGGACACAACCCAATGGTCGGAGGTCACGACCAGATGGTCGGAGGTCATGACCTGATGGTTGGGGGTCATGATCCTATGGTTAGGGGTCACAACCCAATGGTCAGGGGTCATGACCTGGTCGGGGGTCACGGCGTCCACCCTGTCCAGTGTACCGATGAGTTCTCGCGGCAGAATAAACAGACGAACAGGAACGGTGAGTCGGAGGACCTGATGCTGTTCTCAGCCTCAACTCTCGCCAGCCGACAGACAAACCAGTTCGGCCGGACTCTGAACTCTGCCGTCACAAACACAGGAATTATTGCCAGGCCGCAGTATCCGAACCCTGTCGCCGTGAACATGGGAAGTATGGCCAGACCGCGGTACCCCCCTGCGGACGGGTACCACTGCATCGTCGGCATACCGCTACCCACGGGGAGACCAGAGAGGCCCCAGGAGCCCGCCACACTCGAGAACCGATTCCGCCAGCTCGGCGCCAACCAGAGCGTCCAGACCCCCATCCAGTACGAGAGGAACACAGAGTACGCCCCCGGTCGCCACGACAACGTCGGCAGCAACGTCAACATCACCCAACCCGAGCCGACCGTCAACAACCAGTCGCCAACGCCGGCGACGCAAGCGCGGCAGTTTGCCTGGCTGGAGTCAGGGAAGGACATCCCACCGCAGAACATTTACACCACCCCAGGTGAACCCACGCAGAACAGCAACTCTCACGACCTCCCACcccaggtcaggggtcagggcGAGGTGGGGGGTCGGAgtggagagtggggcggggagGTCGTAGGTCAGGGGTCAGCGCTGGAGTGGGACCGGGAGTGCCCGATGTGCCAGCAGGTGTTTCCTGACGACATCCCGCAGGAGATGTTCGTGCAGCACGTCAACGCTCACTTCGAGGAGGAGGAGGCTCGAGATGACGGCTTCGAACTCTTCCAGATGTAG